A window of Gemmatimonadota bacterium genomic DNA:
ACCGATTCAGGCGGCCACGCCGGGGTTCACGCCACCGAAGCGAATGCTCATGTCCACGGGACGACCCGCGCAGATTGCGCACGAGGTTCACACTTCAGCCCGGAGCGCGCCCACGGCATGCCACGCGACCGTCTCCGGGCGGGAAGGAAGTTCACGCCGGATCGCGTCTGGATGTGAAGGAAGTGGCCACCTGGGAGTGATCTCCGCGATCAGAGCGGGATGTGGTAGCGGCCGATCTTGTTCAGGAGTCCCCGCCGGCTGATCCCAAGGAGGCGCGCGGCCTGGGAGCGGTTCCCCCCCGTCTTCTGAAGCGCCTTCGACACCATGTCCCGCTCCAGTGCTTCCACCACACTCGGCAGCGTGCGCTTCCCGTCCGGAGACAACACCCGCCCCGGCAAATCCGGAGGGCGAAGTTCCCGCGAGAGCTCACCCGCCTCCACCACGGAACCCGGCTCCCCCGTGGCCACGATGCGTTCCACCTCGTGCTGGAGATCCCTCACATTCCCCGGCCAGTCGTGCGCGACCAGAAGACTCATGGCGTCTGAAGAGATGCGCGGCGGGGGATCGCCCTGCCTCGTGGCATACCGCTTGAGGAAGTGATCCACCAGAAGCGGCACATCTTCTCTTCGCTCACGAAGCGGCGGGATGTCGATGGAGATCACTCGAAGCCGATAGTACAGGTCTTCGAGGAACCGGCTCTTCTCCACGCGGGTCCGCAGATCTCGATTCGAGGCGCACAGAATCCGTGCGTCGATCGCGATCACTTCGCTGGACCCGACCGGACGAATCTCACCGCGATCGACCACCCGCAGTAGTCGCTGCTGAAAGCCACGGCCCGTCTTGTCGATTTCGTCGAGGAATACGGTCCCTCCCGACGCCTGCTCAAAGAGCCCGGTCTTGTCCCGCCCGGCGTCCGTGAACGCACCCTTCACATGGCCGAAGAGTTCGCTCTCGAGCACGGACCGGGATATGGCGGCACAGTTGATGGTCACAAAGGGCGCGTCCCGCCTGGCCGAGGAAGCATGGATGGCTCGCGCAAGGAGTTCCTTGCCCGTCCCCGTCTCTCCCTGGAGGAGGACGGTGGACTCGTTCGAGCGGATCTTCTCGATCAGTTCGATGATCTCCAGCATTCTTCGGCTCTGCGTGAGGATCCCGTGGAAGCCATCCCGCCCCGTAAGACGCCGGCGCAGCATGAGGTTCTCCCGACGCACCGCTTCCAGACGCATTTCCTGCACCGCCATCGCAGCCGTCGCGGCAAAGCCCACCACAAAATCAATCTCCGACTGCCGGAAGTCACCGGCCTCCCGGCTTCGAGCCACATGGACTCCGCCCAGGAACTCCTCTTCCGAGAAGAGGGGCATGAACAGAATGGAGCCGGTATCCTCCAGTTCTTCGGGCGGCAGTTTCTCGAACCGGGAATCCACGGACGGGTTCGTGGAGACCAGCGGCCGTGGCCCGAAACTACCATTGCCTTCCAGCGCGACCACCTGCCGCACGATGCGCGCGCACTCTTTCTCACTCTTCGAACTTCCCGCGGCGGGCGACCACTCCGTGGTGTCCTGCCCGCGCAAGAGCAGCACCGCACTCGACGCGACGAGTCTCTCCTTCAGCGTCGTCTCCATGACGCTAACGCGCGCGGAGGAATCCTCCGCAGCGCATACCCGACCGACCGCATCATTCAGTACGGCCAGGTCGTTTCGCTCCGTGAGGGACTCATCCTCCAGTCGGCGATCGATGTCGCGGTGAAGGCGCCGCACGGCCATCCGATCCTCTTCATCCCCCACGCGATCCAAGAGCGCCATGGCCTGCCGCAGGTGCCCGCGCGCATCTCCGGTGGGTTCGGTGAGCACGGTCTCCAGTCTTGCCAGAGTCAGGTAGGCACAACCGGCCTCGTAGCTGGCTCCCATGTGGTCGAACAACGCCACGGCTTCCCGCAGATCAGCGCCCGCCTGATCCAGATCCAGAATGTTCTCCACACGGAATGCCGCGAACTCCAGACGCGTCACGGCCAGTTCGTATGGGCTGCCAAACCGTCGCTGAATCTCCAGAGACTCACGGTAAGACCCGGCGGCGGCGGGGATGTCTCCATCCATCGCCGCAAGACGCGCGGCAAGGCGACGAAGCGCTCCCGCCTCCGAGTTCTCCCCGAGGCCCGCTGAGACGGCCTCGGCCTCCGTGAGAAGAGCTTGCGCCGCCGCACCGTTTCCACAGTGCGACTCCAGATCCGCCTGCCTGCGAAGCACCTCCAGGACCAGGTCGCCCAGGGGCGCGAGCCTTCGCGCGGATGCCAGTGCACCCTGATAGATCCCCCGAGCCCTCTCGTGTTCTTCGAGTGCGACAGCCAGATCTCCGCGAAACTCCCGCGCCAGAATGACGGAGCGTGCATCCCCCAGCTGACCCGCGATCTTCTCCGCGCGCGAATAGAACTGCTCCGCCACCTCCCAGTTCCTTCGGTGCCGGTGGTAGTTTCCAAGATTCAGGCAGGCTGTACCGATCTCCAGGCGATTGCCGATCCCCTCCAGCGTGCGAAGCGCCCTCTCCCACTGGGCGCGGGCCGTCTCCCAGTTCCCCAGATGAAACTCGACCAGCCCGATGTTGTTGAGTGACCACCCCACGCGCAGGGTGTCGCCCACTTCCTCAAAGACGGCGAGGCTCTTCAGCAAGTGGCCTCGTGCATGGGTCCAGCGACCCCGGTTCTTCTCCATGAGGCCCAGGTTGTTCAGGCTGTCCGCCATGCCGGGCCGGTCTCCGGCCTCGCGGAAGAGCGTCAGCGCAGACTCAAACGAGAACGCGGCCGCATCCCAGTCTCCCCGGCGCAGGGCAATGATCCCGCGGCACTTTTGTCCGTGGGCCATCTGCGTCATGGTCTTTGTGTCGAGGAATGCGGACGCCGCCTCGTCGAGACACTCTTCCGCCGCGTCGTAGTCTCCGAGCCTTGTCAGCGCGTAGGCTCTCTCATTGAGGATGCGAAGGCGTTCCGGACCCCCCTCCGTTGGGTCCATGGATGCCTTCGCTCGATCCAGAAGTTCCAGTGCACCCGTGCAGTCGCCGCTTTGGCTGCGACACCGCGCGGCCTCCACCAGAATCCTCGCGACCTCCCCGGGCGGTGCGCCCGCCTCTCTCATTCCGGATAGAATCCGGTCGAAGTAGCCCAGTGCCCCGGCAAGGTCCCCGGCGCTCCGGCTGAACTCCGCCATCTGTTCCAGGTGTGCGGCCTCTTCCCCGGCGCGAGGCGAAGGGGGCGAAGACGAGTCGCCCGAACCGGGTCGATCACCCCTGCCGCTTTCGAAAGGCCTTCGCATTGCCCGCCGTCCTTCCCCGGGTGTGAAGAGGGTTCACTCCCGATGACCCAACTCCGCCTTTCGGGAACGAACGGGTCGCGGCGGGGGGGGAATGACGAAACCGCGACGGTTCCCTACAGCGTCTGCACAACTCGCACGAACTCGGCGAGAAGCCTCGAAGTCCACAGGTTCCAGTCTCCGCGCGCTGAGTGAGGCAGGCGGCCGGACTCCTCCGCCACCAGGACCTCGTCTCCTGCCGGATTCCCTGGTTCCACCTTCATCGGAATGTCCGGGTCCCCTTCCGTGAGGTCGCCGCCGGGGTTGGCCATGGCCGCCCCGGTAACGAACATCGCGAGCGTCAGGAACCACCATACACTTCGATACCGTCTGCGCATGATCACGCCTCCTGCGATTCCCGCCGGGCGTTCGGCGGATCCCCGGGGAGCCCGCTGCGAAGGGGCTTCACACCCGAGGTTCCAACACTCTAGGAAGGAAGGGGCGAATCGTCAAATCGGGAGGGTCACCGACGCTGCCGCGAAGGTGCCGAAAGAGCGGCCCGGCCTCGCCAGAGCCCAAAAAGAAGCCCTCCGAAGCACGCCAGACCCATCCACCACAGCCCGAAGAAAGCCGTCATTTCGTTCAAGGGCTCAGCCAGTGACGGAAAAGGACGGACCAGCGCGGCCCGGAGTCCCAGCCATACTCCCTGAATCAGGAAGGCCCCCACGAGGATCGCCACCCAGTCCCCGATGAGACGCAGCCAGAATCGGTCTGTACGATCACTCATGGGCTTCTCACTCCCTCCGCTCAGACTGCGGCATGGTAGGAAGCTCCGCGATCCATGTCAACGAGTGGCATCATCGCCCGGAAGGGTGGGCCGCCGGGATTTCTCCCCGGAACCTGAGTCCTCGCTCCACCCCGGGAGCAGCGCCATCGACTCTCCGGTGACCGCGAGGGAGTCCGCAAGGTGCCACGCGATCTCGCGGCTCCGATCGAAGCTCTCCCGCTCTTCACCCGGCACGGATCTACCGGGAGGGGACTTCAGGCGAAGCGGATCCACGAAGTCGCCATTTCGCTTTACGCGAAAGTCCAGATGCGGCCCCGTGGAAAGCCCCGTCGAACCGACGAGGCCGATGACCTGCCCCTGGGCCACACGAACTCCCCGACGAATCCCCTTGCCGAACTTCCAGAGGTGCGCGTAGCAGGTGGTGTAGGAAGAACTGTGACGAATCTCCACATAGTTCCCGTAACCACCCTTTCGCCCGGCAAAGGTGACCACACCTTCTCCCAGGGCGCTCACCGGAGTCCCGCGCGGGGCCGCGTAGTCCACGCCCCAGTGTGGGCGGACGGTCTTCAAGATGGGATGACGACGCCGCGCGGAGAAACGCGAACTGATCCTCCGGTACTGGAGCGGCGACTTCAGAAACGCTCGGCGAACCGTGCTCCCTTCGTCATCGTACCAGTCCACCTTGCCTTCGTCGTCCTCGTAGCGGACGGCGCGTCCCGAAGCGCGGGCACCGTCATATTCGAGCGCGTAGATCTTCCCGAAGCCCAGGAACTCGCCATCCAGACGACGCTCCTCCACAAGCATGCGAAAGGAATCCTCCGAACGCGGTTCCGTCAGAAAATCCACCTCCCACCCGAGGAGGTCCGCGAAACGCATGACCAGATCCGCCTCGCCGCCCGCGGCGATCACCGACTCGTAGAGGCTCCCGTTGACCCGTCCGGTCACCGCGCGAAGTCGAATCTCCGGCTCACGAACCCGCAT
This region includes:
- a CDS encoding peptidoglycan DD-metalloendopeptidase family protein encodes the protein MTGRLGRTRAVVLLAAFALYVLVRLVGPCGESSGGVDSITAVIEAPEAQPAGEDLRRLSRKVGQGEPLDLVLRRLDVPGAWRMEAERLLGEEIDLRRILPGETVGVAWDTGGALREVSLVRDALTSVVVTFPDSGSASVAMRVREPEIRLRAVTGRVNGSLYESVIAAGGEADLVMRFADLLGWEVDFLTEPRSEDSFRMLVEERRLDGEFLGFGKIYALEYDGARASGRAVRYEDDEGKVDWYDDEGSTVRRAFLKSPLQYRRISSRFSARRRHPILKTVRPHWGVDYAAPRGTPVSALGEGVVTFAGRKGGYGNYVEIRHSSSYTTCYAHLWKFGKGIRRGVRVAQGQVIGLVGSTGLSTGPHLDFRVKRNGDFVDPLRLKSPPGRSVPGEERESFDRSREIAWHLADSLAVTGESMALLPGWSEDSGSGEKSRRPTLPGDDATR
- a CDS encoding sigma 54-interacting transcriptional regulator; the protein is MRRPFESGRGDRPGSGDSSSPPSPRAGEEAAHLEQMAEFSRSAGDLAGALGYFDRILSGMREAGAPPGEVARILVEAARCRSQSGDCTGALELLDRAKASMDPTEGGPERLRILNERAYALTRLGDYDAAEECLDEAASAFLDTKTMTQMAHGQKCRGIIALRRGDWDAAAFSFESALTLFREAGDRPGMADSLNNLGLMEKNRGRWTHARGHLLKSLAVFEEVGDTLRVGWSLNNIGLVEFHLGNWETARAQWERALRTLEGIGNRLEIGTACLNLGNYHRHRRNWEVAEQFYSRAEKIAGQLGDARSVILAREFRGDLAVALEEHERARGIYQGALASARRLAPLGDLVLEVLRRQADLESHCGNGAAAQALLTEAEAVSAGLGENSEAGALRRLAARLAAMDGDIPAAAGSYRESLEIQRRFGSPYELAVTRLEFAAFRVENILDLDQAGADLREAVALFDHMGASYEAGCAYLTLARLETVLTEPTGDARGHLRQAMALLDRVGDEEDRMAVRRLHRDIDRRLEDESLTERNDLAVLNDAVGRVCAAEDSSARVSVMETTLKERLVASSAVLLLRGQDTTEWSPAAGSSKSEKECARIVRQVVALEGNGSFGPRPLVSTNPSVDSRFEKLPPEELEDTGSILFMPLFSEEEFLGGVHVARSREAGDFRQSEIDFVVGFAATAAMAVQEMRLEAVRRENLMLRRRLTGRDGFHGILTQSRRMLEIIELIEKIRSNESTVLLQGETGTGKELLARAIHASSARRDAPFVTINCAAISRSVLESELFGHVKGAFTDAGRDKTGLFEQASGGTVFLDEIDKTGRGFQQRLLRVVDRGEIRPVGSSEVIAIDARILCASNRDLRTRVEKSRFLEDLYYRLRVISIDIPPLRERREDVPLLVDHFLKRYATRQGDPPPRISSDAMSLLVAHDWPGNVRDLQHEVERIVATGEPGSVVEAGELSRELRPPDLPGRVLSPDGKRTLPSVVEALERDMVSKALQKTGGNRSQAARLLGISRRGLLNKIGRYHIPL